A window of the Ipomoea triloba cultivar NCNSP0323 chromosome 14, ASM357664v1 genome harbors these coding sequences:
- the LOC116005183 gene encoding putative proline-rich receptor-like protein kinase PERK6: protein MEGSSLQESSVPPQSSSADGDDSSSSSSSSPPDDVDSSSSSSSSSSPQLPDDSSQSSSSKNNDNASPDHLPQSSDGDNGDGDSSYPPPPPLHGKHKSKKHSSDKGLTDDEKVMIAGVAAGAGLLILILIVFLISCCRRRKRRKQKHQHVQMHYYTDAPHGNGGGGYYQGGQNGNWHNNNAQSSEHFVNNMPPQYMQMQMQMPPSGVMSSEYGWAMGPPPPPPPMMSSSDMSSAAFSSGPHGSAMAPPPPPPTVTLGFNQSSFSYNDLAAATGGFSQSNLLGQGGFGYVHKGVFPNGKVVAVKSLKSNSGQGEREFQAEVEIISRVHHRHLVSLVGYCIAGPQRMLVYEFVSNNTLEYHLHGTARPIMDFPTRLKIALGSAKGFAYLHEDCHPRIIHRDIKAANILLDHNFDAKVADFGLAKLSSDNNTHVSTRIMGTFGYLAPEYASSGKLTEKSDVYSYGVMLLELITGRRPIDVNNDDDDTLVDWARPILMRAAEGGSFEQAVDPRLEKNYNPQEMKRMVICAGACIRHSGRRRPKMSQIVRALEGAVSLDDLNMNAAGGKTEAENNSTAFSSGASSSSQEFSSREH, encoded by the exons ATGGAGGGGTCTTCGCTTCAGGAATCTTCTGTACCTCCACAATCATCATCGGCAGACGGCGAcgactcatcatcatcatcatcatcatctccacCCGATGACGTCGATtcttcctcatcatcatcatcatcatcatccccaCAACTACCTGATGATTCAAGCCAAAGCAGCAGCTCTAAGAATAATGATAATGCTTCTCCTGATCATCTTCCTCAGTCATCAGATGGGGATAATGGGGATGGGGATTCATCATACCCTCCACCCCCTCCACTGCATGGGAAGCACAAATCGAAGAAGCATTCATCGGACAAGGGACTCACAGATGATGAGAAAGTCATGATTGCAGGAGTTGCAGCAGGAGCAGGACTTTTGATTCTTATTTTGATCGTCTTCCTCATCTCTTGCTGCCGTAGACGTAAAAGGCGAAAGCAAAAGCATCAACATGTTCAAATGCACTACTATACCGACGCCCCTCATGGTAATGGTGGAG GTGGCTACTATCAAGGTGGACAGAATGGAAATTGGCACAATAATAATGCCCAATCCAGTGagcattttgttaataatatgcCGCCTCAGTATATGCAAATGCAAATGCAAATGCCACCCAGCGGTGTTATGAGTTCAGAATATGGGTGGGCAATGGGTCCTCCTCCACCGCCACCACCAATGATGAGTAGTAGTGATATGAGTTCTGCAGCTTTCTCATCAGGTCCACACGGCTCAGCAATGgcacctcctcctcctcctccaacaGTAACTCTGGGTTTTAACCAGAGCAGCTTCAGTTATAATGACCTGGCAGCCGCAACAGGAGGGTTTTCTCAGTCTAACCTATTGGGGCAAGGTGGGTTTGGGTATGTGCATAAAGGTGTATTCCCAAACGGTAAGGTGGTTGCAGTAAAGAGTCTAAAATCTAATAGTGGACAAGGAGAGCGAGAATTTCAGGCTGAGGTTGAGATCATCAGTCGAGTCCACCATCGCCACCTTGTGTCTTTGGTTGGGTATTGCATTGCTGGACCTCAGAGGATGTTGGTATATGAGTTTGTTTCCAACAACACTCTTGAATATCACCTTCATGGAACCGCTCGTCCAATTATGGACTTTCCAACAAGGCTTAAAATTGCTCTGGGTTCAGCCAAAGGCTTTGCTTACCTACATGAAGATT GCCACCCTCGCATTATACACAGAGATATAAAAGCTGCAAATATTCTACTGGACCATAATTTTGATgcaaag GTGGCTGATTTTGGATTGGCTAAACTCTCTTCCGACAACAACACTCATGTGTCCACACGAATCATGGGAACATTTGG ATACTTGGCTCCAGAGTATGCATCAAGCGGCAAACTGACAGAGAAATCTGACGTTTACTCTTATGGAGTAATGCTGTTGGAACTCATAACTGGACGACGGCCGATTGATgtaaataatgatgatgatgacacgCTAGTGGACTGG GCTAGGCCAATTCTGATGCGTGCTGCAGAGGGTGGAAGCTTTGAACAAGCCGTGGACCCACGGTTGGAGAAGAATTATAATCCGCAAGAGATGAAACGCATGGTGATTTGTGCTGGGGCGTGTATTAGGCACTCTGGAAGGAGACGTCCAAAAATGAGCCAAATAGTACGTGCATTGGAAGGTGCTGTGTCTTTGGATGATCTAAACATGAATGCTGCAGGAGGGAAAACCGAAGCGGAAAACAACAGTACAGCGTTTAGCTCCGGTGCCAGTTCCTCAAGTCAGGAGTTTAGTAGCCGTGAGCACTAG
- the LOC116004146 gene encoding pentatricopeptide repeat-containing protein At4g02750-like, whose product MCPFKFNIGGIISHHITVNLNRAINRCIRNADLDGARHMFDQNPYLRNVVSWNSMIMAYFRQREVQHAQELFNEMPHRDLVSWNTMLSGFRHTNHPEKVYNCFVEMNKVGERPNELTLAVAISAFLGTKFNILIPQLHCVVICSGLKLNVFVGSALMRGYIDLGNCQGMHRVFNEILVKDDVTPWNVLILGYMEFGMTSEAEKVAFDVMPAEKNLVTWSTLINGYIKNSKVDEARGIFDKMSEKDKDVVSWTAMIKGYVQCGDFDKGLELFVVMLRKSSGGGSSRPNHYTFSSVLDACAGCCSLVMGSQVHACILKLGISLDDVILSTSLVDMYAKCGEIEMAFCIFKSMPEKNLVSWNSIIGGYGRHGVWERAVEELGRMVKSGVKPDEITFINVLSACVHGGKVEEGERIFNWMMKKKKMMKVEMEHYGCMVDLYGRAGELEKAENLIKGMPFEADVVVWGAFLRGCALHSCLERGEIAAKRIYKLQTDHPALSSWSWSSSKMQMQMQMLGAGQAEERGSVHFTKKQKACSWVG is encoded by the coding sequence ATGTGTCCGTTCAAGTTCAACATCGGCGGCATTATTTCCCACCACATTACAGTTAATTTAAATCGCGCCATTAACCGCTGCATTCGCAACGCGGACCTGGATGGAGCTAGACACATGTTTGATCAAAATCCTTACTTGAGAAACGTGGTCTCCTGGAATTCAATGATTATGGCCTACTTCAGGCAGCGTGAGGTCCAACACGCCCAGGAGCTATTCAATGAAATGCCTCACAGAGACCTGGTTTCTTGGAACACCATGCTTTCTGGGTTTCGTCACACTAATCACCCAGAAAAGGTGTACAACTGCTTTGTTGAGATGAATAAAGTGGGAGAGAGGCCTAATGAGCTCACCTTGGCTGTAGCAATTAGCGCATTCCTTGGAACAAAATTCAACATTCTCATTCCTCAGCTACATTGTGTGGTGATATGCTCGGGTCTTAAGCTGAATGTTTTCGTGGGGTCTGCATTGATGAGGGGTTACATAGACTTGGGTAATTGCCAAGGCATGCATCGAGTGTTTAATGAGATTTTGGTGAAAGATGATGTTACCCCGTGGAACGTGTTGATTCTGGGTTATATGGAGTTTGGGATGACGAGTGAGGCTGAGAAAGTAGCTTTTGATGTGATGCCAGCTGAGAAGAATTTGGTTACTTGGAGCACATTGATTAATGGGTATATAAAAAACAGTAAAGTTGATGAAGCTCGTGGTATTTTTGATAAGATGAGCGAAAAAGATAAAGACGTGGTTTCCTGGACTGCAATGATCAAAGGGTACGTGCAGTGTGGAGATTTTGACAAGGGTTTGGAATTGTTTGTGGTGATGTTGAGGAAGAGTTCAGGAGGAGGAAGTAGTCGGCCCAATCATTATACATTTTCTAGTGTTTTAGATGCGTGCGCAGGGTGTTGCTCCCTTGTGATGGGTAGTCAAGTGCACGCGTGTATTTTAAAGTTGGGTATCAGTCTTGATGATGTTATACTGTCAACCTCGCTTGTTGACATGTACGCAAAATGCGGAGAAATAGAAATGGCTTTCTGCATTTTCAAATCCATGCCTGAGAAAAACTTGGTTTCATGGAACTCAATAATTGGAGGATATGGGAGACATGGGGTTTGGGAGAGGGCAGTGGAGGAGTTGGGGAGGATGGTGAAGAGTGGAGTGAAGCCAGATGAGATAACCTTCATTAATGTGCTATCGGCTTGTGTTCACGGGGGAAAAGTTGAGGAAGGGGAAAGAATTTTTAAttggatgatgaagaagaagaagatgatgaaagtGGAGATGGAGCACTATGGGTGTATGGTGGATTTATACGGAAGGGCGGGTGAGCTGGAAAAAGCAGAGAATTTGATAAAGGGGATGCCTTTTGAGGCGGACGTGGTTGTGTGGGGTGCATTTCTTCGGGGGTGCGCCTTGCACTCTTGCCTTGAGCGTGGGGAGATTGCAGCAAAACgaatatacaaattacaaacagATCATCCAGCTTTATCGTCGTGGTCGTGGTCGTCGTCTAAAATGCAAATGCAAATGCAAATGCTGGGTGCTGGACAAGCTGAAGAAAGGGGATCAGTCCATTTTACCAAAAAACAAAAGGCTTGTAGCTGGGTTGgttga